The following proteins come from a genomic window of Finegoldia magna ATCC 29328:
- a CDS encoding C39 family peptidase, which translates to MIHNNHDRFLEEKRKRAVKRRLLVCVFLLIILFSIIKVKKDRQEYAEEQKQAEIAHEKKASQQQSDSEEKPVEKEKTDEEVFEEIRKNENIFSNTFKRNELLHNLEIYAKYNPNAKLVMKNADDIHPSLLKLAGNNYTAVNFVAKTIDPTVKNEYSYTEKANNSNVPLYLQWDKRWGYEKYGYGIIGFTGCGPTSCAMAMSYLKNDPSITPAKIAEESDRNGFSSSEGTSWGFYPYIARKYGLKAVQMDENYNVIKENVKKGNPILISVRPGDFTRTGHVMVISGMDSNGNIILNDPNSFINSQKTWKYDRLRPQIKAMWVFSNGV; encoded by the coding sequence TTGATACACAATAATCACGATAGATTTCTTGAAGAAAAAAGAAAACGAGCGGTTAAAAGAAGACTTCTTGTTTGCGTTTTTCTTCTGATAATTCTATTTTCAATCATAAAAGTAAAAAAAGACAGGCAAGAGTATGCAGAAGAACAAAAACAAGCTGAGATTGCTCACGAGAAAAAGGCATCTCAACAACAATCGGACTCTGAAGAAAAACCTGTGGAAAAAGAAAAAACCGACGAAGAAGTTTTTGAAGAAATTAGAAAAAACGAAAATATTTTTTCGAATACTTTTAAGAGGAATGAATTGTTGCATAATTTGGAAATTTACGCGAAGTACAATCCGAATGCAAAGCTAGTTATGAAAAACGCTGATGACATTCATCCATCGTTATTGAAACTTGCAGGAAATAACTATACTGCGGTAAATTTCGTAGCAAAAACTATAGATCCAACAGTCAAAAACGAGTATTCTTATACTGAAAAAGCAAACAACTCGAATGTGCCATTGTATTTGCAATGGGACAAGAGATGGGGATATGAAAAATACGGCTACGGAATTATTGGATTTACAGGATGCGGTCCTACAAGCTGTGCGATGGCGATGTCTTATTTGAAAAACGACCCTTCAATTACTCCTGCAAAAATAGCAGAAGAAAGTGATCGTAACGGATTTTCGTCATCAGAGGGAACAAGCTGGGGATTTTACCCTTACATTGCACGAAAATACGGATTAAAAGCTGTGCAAATGGATGAAAATTATAATGTTATAAAAGAAAATGTAAAAAAAGGAAATCCGATTCTTATTTCTGTAAGACCTGGAGATTTTACACGAACGGGTCATGTCATGGTGATTTCGGGAATGGATTCAAATGGAAATATTATATTAAATGATCCAAACAGTTTTATCAATTCACAAAAAACTTGGAAATACGATAGATTAAGACCACAAATCAAAGCAATGTGGGTTTTTAGTAATGGAGTATAA